A genomic stretch from Pochonia chlamydosporia 170 chromosome 4, whole genome shotgun sequence includes:
- a CDS encoding NACHT domain-containing protein (similar to Talaromyces marneffei ATCC 18224 XP_002149694.1), whose protein sequence is MPLPPAVSALARQTIKAAYDELDRTITLGDKRDFHNTTLQHVRKAVLDIENQLAARQSLRNMRRLMPLFQGLEHYTKVVEILCNGTPFLSWIWAPITLILRIASEYGESFEQIIKGYSSISESLKRFEILSDAFISQPEFQHTLAVFYADILEFHKHAYKFVRRSGWKVLFLTSWGRFERRFNNILEDLKQHGSLIDQEANARDIAEARKMRQDIRTWREESLSQVRSEEIEQNAKQYESIASWLKINESDQLNIFDSISSEAAEYEGTCGWVLRNPKVSSWADSKPDTPALWLKGSAGTGKSVLCTQLVNFMKGSKFVIRHFCTYLYASSTMYEQILKSLLLQLLRKDSDLVAHVYNSCVLEKKLPTTSTLEQLLHALLASMSSEPNQVEYVWIVIDGLDECEPDKQTRLVRLINRITSKPSLPGSTTCKVLISSRAPSTPLERLRNKQIISLAEEKDSLHEAIRQYVGQRLNSLDKRLRQLDIGQDEINEIRKVIVTKADGMFLYARLVMDYLASNIFFSGEEIKKSVNQLPQKLTDFYQRILTQILTQLDPRSVDRIRCVLGWVAFAKRPLQRFELLSAITFSSGDPQIALLAPQYILDICGALIEERRESSLAFIHISVKEFLQTLSGHIVIDKQQALHEHGVAAITCLLSGLNVFEKTYPEEDKFLRVAKGLHGFHIYATEFWTEYLLSYSVLGDASSTSSAPSLITLACQLANKMEELGPATLGESESEPRLIDERLVSLQQHAVLQKHVERALNARSLQNLESRILQEHASEWNYQRSKSPLISERITMMLASYQRVVSSLLRQNHCPGLSAGELELFKIHFGSAAFTCRLSSCPRTTLGFETERLRSEHEMSHIRCFRCTFPGCQYPPFVSARALKNHTSKYHTPITDRKAIRKVASQQPSQRIQRGIHTHRNRPQLQQPAARDAQTVPLSTSSPNPVGGQDMNQSTVSSDGHLFRQGTQGPGGIALNDVNNSTGKVDSRGEIKPSPSEQAHKQLRLMPLKQLNRGAVMEARQEQDTIASSSGQRSPRQNDQSIPKASLQPMQGVAPPKHADPFPFELEESDFAWLLEENNELFVVDPKHPIEDFDFAHFLNEENNEPLEFRRVEST, encoded by the exons ACTATACAAAAGTGGTCGAGATTTTATGCAACGGTACTCCATTTCTATCATGGATATGGGCACCGATCACTCTCATCCTACGAATAGCATCCGAGTATGGGGAATCTTTCGAGCAAATTATCAAAGGCTATTCTAGTATTTCTGAATCGCTGAAGAGGTTTGAGATCCTCAGCGATGCCTTCATTAGCCAACCAGAGTTTCAGCATACGTTGGCTGTTTTTTACGCCGACATCCTGGAGTTTCATAAACACGCCTATAAGTTTGTTCGAAGGAGTG GCTGGAAAGTACTGTTCCTTACATCATGGGGGCGCTTCGAGAGGAGGTTTAATAACATCCTTGAAGACTTGAAGCAACATGGCTCATTGATTGATCAGGAGGCAAATGCTCGCGACATTGCTGAAGCAAGAAAAATGCGCCAAGATATTCGAAcatggagagaagagagcCTTAGCCAGGTCCGCAGCGAGGAGATCGAGCAAAACGCGAAGCAGTACGAATCTATCGCGTCATGGCTTAAAATCAATGAATCCGATCAACTGAATATTTTTGACTCAATATcatcagaagcagcagagTACGAAGGAACTTGTGGATGGGTCTTGAGAAATCCAAAGGTCAGCTCATGGGCTGATAGCAAACCGGATACACCCGCACTTTGGTTGAAGGGCTCAGCCGGAACCGGGAAGAGCGTTCTGTGTACCCAACTCGTCAACTTCATGAAAGGATCGAAATTCGTTATTCGCCACTTCTGCACATATCTATatgcatcatcaaccatgTATGAGCAGATCCTAAAgtcgttgctgctgcaacttCTCCGAAAAGATAGCGATCTCGTCGCTCACGTATACAACTCATGCGTCTTGGAAAAGAAATTACCTACAACTTCAACGCTAGAGCAACTTTTACACGCACTCCTTGCAAGCATGTCAAGTGAGCCTAACCAGGTAGAATATGTTTGGATCGTCATTGATGGGTTGGATGAGTGCGAGCCAGATAAGCAGACGCGTCTAGTACGACTGATCAACCGGATTACATCTAAACCCTCCTTACCTGGAAGTACTACCTGCAAGGTTCTCATCTCAAGTCGTGCTCCTTCAACCCCATTGGAACGCCTTCGCAACAAGCAAATAATTTCCCTTGCTGAAGAGAAGGACAGTTTGCATGAGGCAATACGTCAATATGTTGGCCAAAGACTAAACTCATTGGACAAGCGTCTCCGCCAGCTTGATATAGGACAGGATGAAATCAATGAGATCCGGAAAGTGATTGTGACAAAAGCTGACG GTATGTTTCTCTATGCTCGACTCGTCATGGACTACCTTGCCAGCAACATCTTTTTCAGCGGTGAGGAAATAAAAAAATCAGTGAATCAGTTGCCTCAGAAGCTCACGGATTT CTACCAAAGGATCCTTACGCAAATCCTAACTCAGTTAGACCCTCGGTCTGTGGATCGCATCAGATGCGTTCTCGGCTGGGTTGCGTTTGCCAAACGGCCGCTCCAAAGGTTCGAATTATTGTCTGCAATTACCTTCAGTTCTGGTGACCCTCAGATTGCCCTGCTGGCGCCGCAGTACATCCTGGATATCTGTGGGGCTCTTATCGAAGAAAGACGAGAATCATCGTTAGCCTTTATCCATATCTCCGTGAAAGA ATTCCTTCAAACCCTCTCAGGTCACATCGTTATTGACAAGCAACAAGCCCTTCACGAGCATGGAGTAGCAGCCATCACCTGTCTTCTTTCTGGGCTGAATGTGTTCGAAAAGACTTATCCTGAAGAGGACAAATTTCTTCGGGTAGCCAAGGGTCTACATGGCTTTCATATCTACGCCACCGAGTTTTGGACCGAATACTTGCTGTCTTATAGTGTGTTAGGCGATGCGAGTAGTACGTCCTCAGCTCCATCTCTGATTACTCTTGCTTGCCAACTGGCAAATAAGATGGAAGAATTAGGTCCTGCGACCCTTGGTGAATCTGAGTCGGAACCCAGGCTGATAGATGAACGACTGGTATCCCTGCAACAGCACGCGGTACTTCAGAAGCACGTGGAAAGAGCTTTGAATGCGAGGTCTCTGCAGAATCTTGAGTCTAGGATCTTGCAAGAACATG CCTCTGAATGGAACTATCAGCGCTCGAAATCCCCCCTTATCTCTGAGAGGATCACCATGATGCTCGCATCATACCAACGGGTTGTCAGTTCATTACTACGTCAAAACCACTGCCCTGGTCTATCTGCCGGCGAACTGGAATTGTTCAAAATTCACTTTGGGTCTGCTGCCTTTACTTGTAGACTGAGTTCCTGTCCACGGACAACATTAGGCTTTGAGACTGAGAGACTCCGTTCGGAGCACGAAATGTCTCACATTCGATGCTTCCGATGCACGTTTCCCGGTTGCCAGTACCCTCCTTTCGTGTCAGCTCGGGCTCTGAAAAACCACACAAGCAAATATCACACTCCGATCACTGATCGAAAAGCGATACGTAAAGTTGCATCGCAGCAACCTAGCCAACGTATCCAGAGGGGTATTCATACGCATCGTAATCGAcctcagctgcagcagccTGCAGCGAGAGACGCTCAAACTGTGCCTTTAAGCACATCCAGTCCGAATCCTGTGGGCGGCCAAGACATGAATCAAAGCACTGTTTCATCAGATGGTCACCTTTTTCGCCAAGGTACACAGGGACCCGGCGGAATCGCCCTCAACGATGTCAATAACTCTACTGGTAAAGTGGATAGCCGAGGGGAAATCAAGCCTAGTCCTAGTGAACAGGCCCATAAGCAGCTGCGTTTGATGCCGCTTAAGCAGCTAAACAGGGGGGCCGTTATGGAGGCCCGCCAGGAGCAGGATACCATCGCCAGTTCTTCGGGACAGCGGAGTCCGCGACAAAATGACCAGTCCATCCCGAAGGCTTCTTTGCAGCCGATGCAAGGGGTGGCGCCACCAAAGCATGCCGACCCCTTCCCctttgagcttgaggagTCTGATTTCGCTTGGCTCCTCGAAGAAAACAATGAGCTATTTGTGGTTGACCCGAAGCATCCCATTGAGGACTTTGACTTCGCCCATTTCCTCAACGAAGAAAACAATGAGCCACTTGAGTTCCGTCGTGTCGAATCTACTTAG
- a CDS encoding siderophore iron transporter mirA (similar to Aspergillus terreus NIH2624 XP_001213249.1) → MGDNTRADNGENINKEVVIQDVREKENDTEAVKPDGASVYSESSSVQAGVQKALILRAAWSKTTLLIAFSSLFLTTLVITFSDYSHMVLEPYVASDFKSHSTMSAARVAINITRIVAYPIIAKLSDVFGRAEMFVFSIFFQTLSYIIYATSQNIDHYVAAGLFDAIGSTGFGLTQQVFIADATTLVNRAFWSTLPESITTIPALYLGSLIGQGFLQHSTWRWSYGTWAIVVPSVTVPLVATMVVLQRRAKKNGLVSKDLNGDDAAPTWKKILQVLWAEIDFLGLTLLVTGLSLVLIPVSLTGSFNTDRWREASFIAMVVVGVVLLAVFLVWDLKFAKRPLIPVRMANRTVIAACAIQVFDFLEYSLFTIFFPSYLQVAGQFGPAQATRIDNSLRVAFQICALLVAAGMRYTRNTQMWILTGLPLVILGQGLMIYLVDMGNGQHGTEVTFIVSKVISGIGRAFFQTAGQVSVQAVVSRQELATITALFQAGNSVGGAIGTSVSGAIWRNTLPDKLLEYLPETEKKNATSIFQSIVVAKKYKPGTPARDAIDRSYRESQRILAIVATCMCVPNLILMWFMKDVKLAEEDKKDQENINRAIAKLEQKNDNGGP, encoded by the exons ATGGGAGACAACACCCGGGCAGACAATGGTGAAAACATCAACAAAGAGGTGGTTATCCAGGATGTTcgggaaaaagaaaacgatACGGAGGCTGTAAAGCCTGATGGTGCATCAGTATACAGCGAGTCTTCGAGCGTCCAGGCCGGAGTGCAAAAGGCACTTATTCTCAGGGCAGCTTGGTCCAAAACGACTTTGCTGATTGCCTTCTCGAG TTTGTTCCTCACAACGCTGGTCATCACATTTTCCGATTACTCGCATATGGTACTGGAGCCGTATGTCGCTAGTGACTTCAAGAGCCATTCAACGATGAGTGCCGCGAGGGTAGCAATAAACATCACTCGAATCGTTGCATATCCCATCATTGCAAAGTTGAGCGAC GTTTTTGGCAGAGCTGAAATGTTCGtcttttccatcttcttccaaaCACTTAGCTACATCATCTACGCGACCAGTCAAAATATCGACCACTACGTC GCGGCCGGCCTCTTCGATGCCATAGGATCAACGGGCTTCGGGCTCACCCAACAGGTCTTCATCGCCGATGCTACAACGCTGGTAAATCGAGCGTTTTGGTCAACCCTTCCCGagtccatcaccacaattCCCGCGCTGTACCTGGGATCTCTCATCGGCCAAGGTTTCTTGCAACACTCCACGTGGAGATGGTCATACGGAACCTGGGCAATTGTTGTGCCATCAGTAACGGTACCTCTCGTCGCAACCATGGTTGTTCTTCAACGACgagccaagaagaatggaCTTGTTTCCAAGGACCtcaatggtgatgacgcTGCTCCGACTTGGAAGAAGATACTGCAGGTACTTTGGGCTGAGATTGACTTCCTCGGTCTGACGCTGTTGGTCACCGGTTTGTCTCTAGTCTTGATTCCTGTCTCCTTGACTGGTTCGTTCAACACGGATCGATGGCGCGAGGCATCCTTCATTGCAATGGTAGTAGTTGGGGTTGTGTTGCTGGCTGTGTTTCTCGTCTGGGATCTAAAATTTGCCAAACGGCCGCTCATCCCCGTACGAATGGCTAATCGCACAGTAATTGCAGCTTGTGCCATTCAAGTGTTTGACTTTCTCGAGTACAGTCTGttcaccatcttcttcccgAGTTATTTGCAAGTTGCTGGCCAATTCGGTCCTGCCCAGGCGACCCGTATTGA CAACTCCTTGAGGGTGGCGTTTCAAATATGTGCTTTGCTAGTTGCAGCTGGAATGCGATACACTCGAAATACTCAGATGTGGATTCTCACTGGTCTACCGTTGGTTATACTCGGCCAAGGTCTCATGATCTATCTTGTGGATATGGGCAATGGTCAGCATGGCACCGAAGTGACATTTATTGTTTCCAAGGTCATATCGGGTATTGGTCGAGCATTCTTCCAAACGGCTGGCCAAGTCTCAGTCCAAGCTGTCGTCTCGCGACAAGAACTTGCCACGATAACAGCTCTATTCCAGGCGGGTAACAGCGTTGGAGGCGCAATTGGCACAAG TGTATCTGGGGCTATTTGGCGCAACACTCTGCCCGACAAGCTCTTAGAATACCTCCCAGAAacggaaaagaaaaacgCCACGAGTATCTTCCAATCAATTGTTGTGGCAAAGAAGTACAAACCTGGCACACCGGCCAGGGATGCCATCGATCGAAGCTACCGCGAGTCGCAAAGGATTTTGGCAATCGTAGCTACGTGTATGTGCGTACCTAACTTGATCTTGATGTGGTTTATGAAGGACGTCAAGTTGGCcgaggaggacaagaaggaccaAGAAAATATAAACCGTGCGATAGCGAAGTTAGAGCAGAAGAATGATAACGGAGGTCCCTGA
- a CDS encoding siderophore esterase IroE-like (similar to Aspergillus fumigatus Af293 XP_748686.1) has product MGTTDVSTITLQSSAEFSVAAKDGQMYKIQVAWPMEWQSRSGHKNIAVLYAVDGNAMFLTAAEASWRRATGPHHKGNGVVISIGYPLKGRVFSPRRNYDLTPPSPTAPEGFGGADHFLDFMQYTLKPFVKSMILPNTAIEREALYGHSFGGLFTLYTLFTRPSLFDCFIASSPSIYWSNFYILTLEEEFRKRHVRQQPSLMMYYGSYEQHPPRWADEDAEKYEKRRQGAEERAMTDSANAMYRRLKDSGLLACVTIKEYPKEDHGTVIACSLSRGLTTFFEEWPLKEEGS; this is encoded by the exons ATGGGCACAACAGATGTCTCCACGATCACTCTACAATCGTCGGCAGAGTTCAGCGTGGCGGCAAAAGATGGCCAAATGTACAAGATTCAAGTAGCTTGGCCCATGGAATGGCAATCCAGAAGCGGACACAAAAACATAGCTGTACT ATATGCGGTGGACGGGAACGCGATGTTCTTgacagcagcagaagcatcTTGGCGAAGAGCTACCGGCCCTCATCACAAAGGCAACGGTGTTGTCATAAGTATCGGATATCCTTTGAAAGGCCGAGTATTCAGTCCAAGACGAAACTACGACTTGACCCCTCCTAGTCCTACTGCGCCAGAAGGGTTTGGTGGCGCGGATCACTTCCTCGACTTCATGCAGTACACGTTGAAGCCATTCGTCAAGTCTATGATCCTCCCCAATACCGCGATTGAGAGAGAGGCGCTGTATGGTCATTCATTCGGTGGGCTGTTCACACTCTACACCTTGTTCACGAGACCTTCATTGTTTGATTGCTTCATCGCGAGCAGCCCGTCTATATACTGGAGCAATTTTTACATTCTCACGCTGGAAGAAGAGTTCAGGAAACGACACGTACGCCAACAGCCATCGCTGATGATGTATTATGGGTCTTACGAGCAACACCCTCCACGATGggctgatgaagatgctgaaaAGTACGAAAAGCGACGACAGGGTGCGGAAGAACGTGCCATGACGGACAGCGCCAATGCCATGTATAGGCGGCTGAAGGATTCGGGGCTTCTTGCTTGTGTCACGATCAAGGAGTACCCGAAGGAGGATCATGGGACTGTAATTGCTTGCTCTTTGAGTCGTGGTTTGACGACGTTTTTCGAGGAATGGCCGTTAAAGGAAGAGGGTTCGTGA